A part of Armatimonadota bacterium genomic DNA contains:
- a CDS encoding VOC family protein translates to MPKHFHHIAVEVSDAARSERFYCDLLGFKKTGEFHFPDRGRTIVFVELDGVCIELLQDEGVEPYVEPPAKQAGYKHLCLQTDDANSAYERLKAAGVTIRMEPFDTALDSRIFFFEDPDGLPLELWQPLA, encoded by the coding sequence GTGCCCAAACATTTCCACCACATCGCCGTCGAAGTTTCCGACGCAGCACGTTCCGAACGTTTCTACTGCGACCTGCTGGGTTTCAAGAAGACCGGCGAGTTCCATTTCCCGGACCGCGGCCGGACCATCGTTTTCGTGGAGCTCGATGGGGTATGCATTGAACTATTGCAGGACGAGGGCGTCGAACCTTATGTGGAGCCGCCGGCGAAGCAGGCAGGCTACAAACACCTTTGCCTGCAGACCGACGACGCCAACAGCGCGTATGAGCGTCTGAAAGCGGCTGGCGTAACCATCCGCATGGAACCCTTTGATACGGCGCTGGACTCCCGGATCTTCTTTTTCGAAGACCCGGACGGCCTGCCGCTGGAACTGTGGCAGCCCTTGGCCTGA